The following is a genomic window from Zingiber officinale cultivar Zhangliang unplaced genomic scaffold, Zo_v1.1 ctg75, whole genome shotgun sequence.
attttttaaaaaattgacttataattgtttcttatgaatattaacttagaattttttcaattaattagaaaaaaaaaaatttggggatgctgagataagtttcaaacttaaaatttttttatgctgAAAAATGTTTTTTCAGAAGAGtgtctttaaattgaattttacttagacattaGTAAATTTTACTTAGActtatttataaccccaatttttatgtgattaaagggggagaagtatgttaagtctagggggaggtactataatttttcaattgaaaaatatttggcctTATTGAAATATAaatcgtttttattgcatatggttaccctaacttaacttgggttgctcacatcaaaaaatggggagattgttgtaaccccaaggtattttgatgtgatcaaacaagctaagttaggtcctgcgtttatttaacccctgtgtctaagtgtgcaggagtttaggaacacaggaagtcaagcggaagacgcggctagcgagaaggacggcacgggagagagccgacgggctaggtgcgtccgagggacgaggtgaccgcggaagagtacaccggtggacgagaagaacgtgcgcggcgttcgagggacgagaaaccgggaaggaaggctgctcgaggagaaggccggaacatgggtttgggtgatccctattccggaaggccgagatcacccaagcaagcggagccggagcgaacataCCCGGATcgagatgagctgaaccggagtcgaaaagtcaacttatgttgaccttagagCTCCGGCGccggaatcattccgggcgccGAATCGACTTTTCAGCGAggaaaatttatcccccccagggcacccggaacccttccaggtggccggaccaagactataaatatagccttggtccagaagcttaaaagtaactacttgtaatccagtgctttcatttgtgttatttctttctgtgctttcaacgctgtaagaggctactccgcccagaggagaatcaattagtgcgccttctttgccttggattagcaatcctctgattgcaaaccaagtaattcctctgtgtctactttctgtcttaattagtctctgccgttttaattacaagttcttttaagttagttgaatatccgagaaggatttttggttttattttgtagggcaattcacccctcccctcttgccggccttcaaAGGGACCTACAGTACCAACacattggaattcaacataccaattattacaagattcatttcaatataaagaattattatgtttatttttgcacaaaacattaatactaatatatatttattttcacaacaatggaatatttgtagtagtatttatgaaattttaaaagtatttaatgatgcaaccgaacaactttccggtgtttattatcccactgctcaattagttttagaaaatttttctgatatagtattagttttaaatgaacatattaataattaataatgaatctttatctccttgcatcttagctatgaaaactaaatgggaaaaatatttttatttaattcctaaaatttatttaattgcatttattttagatcctagatttaaattagaagttttacaagaaatgttaactttatattatggcgctttaattccaattaaagattcttcttaatattatatataatgttagaatttatttatatgatatttataatcaatattatgtaaaatatggaacacaaattaatatttctaaaatacaacaaactactagtagtaatttaaaaattacaaaagcacaactcttattaaaagaacgaacaaaacgtccacgaggatcctcaagttccacacaggaacttgagaattattttacgacttcttttgattttaatgaagcagatagcaaaaacttcgatatcttaaagcggtggtcacagaaggctcaaagctttcccgttctctccgtgatcgcaaaagaaatttaacTTGTCTAGTGTCAATGGTTgatgtggagcagacgttcagtgtcggcggtaacatattagatgaacgacgatcaactttatctcccgactcattggaagcccaagcattactggacgattggaccagagcggagaaaagaatccaaggaatgcaactttcagatgacgaagttgaagattttgatactgaaggaacaaatacgacaggacaGGAAagggaagtgaatgaaaatgtaaaagaactacgtgagctttgattcccctaaagtgATACGTAggaaacttaaataagtgcaaacccttttttcaataaattttaatttctaatttttaatgtttaattttttttaacataataatcttgaaccgtgacgaaccgtgacaaACCGTGAACCAAACCGtaaaccggcggttctgaaccgtgaaccgtaatcgTCTTGGGCGGTTTAGGTTAAGGGTCAACCTGCCTAGAACCGTCGAACcagcggttccgaaccgtcgaaccggcggttccgaaccgtcgaaccgtaggtaacgattaccaattacatctctatgcaactcttgtttataggatcaaaatccgcatttatattaaaactcgagttagctttggctaatacgcccgagagttaatatatatgtgattttgacctatctttccaaccgttggaagaatgcctatagttatactctatccaaccgagttaactaagaatactcaatctaattgagttgtactcacccatgcgttgataggcgggaccaagattgtccctccgtaccctaccaagatagtatatgttgctctgctttggcagattcaacaacaacatgcgatcgaggtagtggtaggtatcacggcatggtaggcattacgagttgacgtgatttagatctaatctaaaagatgatgcgtatcatatactcgatagatctaatctaatcgaagggtgcatcatgtgcacgacatagatctaatctaatcgtaaggcactaattaattacttaattaactagcatgcatcacatacacacaaaaataattaattaaataattaatcaaataattttgtgattatgtcatggcccctactacgatcttctcaagccaatgagaagatcggatggtcaacctaaggtcaacagcttctcaagctccttcctttgaccacctcgtgttgctcgcgccctcctcgtaactccgtctcgagtggaccttccaccgcttcaaaatttacattacattttgaaactcaagttacattcaagtctaaatctaatttacaacaagaataaaagagaaaggcacgacgcgcaggtcgcgaaaaataaaaacatacaacatgcacatcacatcacggcatgcaggtcgtattatgaattacaacacgaattatccaatcgaattgggtctttgggccatgactatcacaaaataatatataattcaaaattatatatttctataattttctgtaatttttctataattttttacaatttttacgagtacaatttcccggcggttccgtttagcgattttcggacgcaatcgcggaacgaatccccttgcggggccaggggcagcgccctacccgcgatctaaccatcgcgagggttccattgcgatctaacagcaccttagcccgctgtcccaaaaagttttcgggcgaaacttggccgttttgaaaaaatcttcccggaagcggaagcctacaagtgccgaaacacttgtgcttcgcttctacgagaaaattacccataaaaactataaaaaacctaaatttacagaatattacagaactgaaaagttttcataaaacacaaaataaactcgtattcgtctttgcacgtggctctgataccactgttggatttttcgggccgcgaaaatcgcattttcgcatcgcggaaaccccgaaagccccaaagccaacggatccgtgcaaagaaaaatttctaaaactatgaatacaagtttcacactctagatctacagtagataagagttatacctttgaagcgaagcccttcgcaatcccgcaagtccaaggtacgtcggatctcaaagttgtcaacgtagacaactctctagtgatatccacacgaacaagaagtgttctctaacactcaaggatggagaagagagcaccccaagtgtgctagcactttctagggctctcgggtaggatttgaaaggaagaaaaagagaggatgcaaaagagATCTCATACaatcaagaagtagtatcctcctttgtgaccttcacccttccttattcttttggactcactcaaccaccttctcctttgatgaaagctcacggcaaccacagcaaggaggaagaaaggccaaggaagaagatgatagaatgaatgcacacatcaaaAATACCCAAAAACAAAAACTTCCACactacattagtgtggccggccacaccatgtaacctccctcattaatgtggtcggccacattaaatggcatgagatgtgtaacctccattaggtggcatacctcatgaggtggagatgatgtgacaatgttagtcatgccatgtaggatgagtcaaccttcatgatgtggcaatgcatcaagtcaaacttgatgtttcaacttccatttggtcaagtcaaaattgaccaattttcttccttgttgagttaaatccaacctttgattcaagtcaattttaatttaatgaatctcaattcattaatataaattgactcaatgaatcaaatttaaattagactcattcaacaattgaatctaattgagtctaactcaataagtctaatttgaatccaatctttggtgcatcatatgaacctaatccaattggttcatcatatgaacccaatctccatccacttgttctttgtgtgtgacccaataggttcttgtaacgttggcaatgtttctaaactcctttagaaacataagcaatgagcggcatctagcaatacatcattgctacccaagttacaagaaatgttgagatccaacatcaccttgtgactactaattgtgactcctcacaatatatgacaagtgtccttctatcctagacatctagattgatcaatatgaggcatagaccgtgtcatcctctaatcaatctaaatcttgaactccaagtagacacactaaatcaaatgagcttaatatcctatattgactcatttgggcatggccatgcacttcgtggtctcactctatcaagaataccgatgtcactcccgtcatataggagggatagatcccatctacatcactcacatcactcCGCATAATTGGGTAtatttatagttcacccagttacgggtgacgtttgacgaaactaaagtacataactccttatgtagggaaccatggtgacttcaggtctaaggactagtagtcatactaatagccacatgagaaagtatatgacactcatataacgatccatgatactttctcatggcgggtcattcagtatacattctctaatgcatacccatgtgtcaacttgatatctctatatccatgacttgtgagatcaagtcatcgagttgacctacatgctaatattattgcattaacattgtccctgaatgttaatactcgactaggaatgatttagagtagtgttccctatatcatctcactatcgattcaaccaatcgattgatataggtaagagtcgtctactctaggacgttattatacttagtttatttggcaccaatacaagtaagtataataactaaaaaccaaatgcctttatttatatagaatatgatacaacaagtccaaaatacaatcatcaaatgattggctctagggctctagctaacaggcgtgaaggatggggagatatctgagggacacaaggctgatggaggaggctagaaggctagttcgaggttggtcgagtgtggtggtataattcgacaactaggatgagggccaaggaagctcctgaaggcaaggcgtgaaggatgagagatatccgaggggggcaaggctgatggaggaggctagaaggctagttctagGTTGGTCGTGTGAggtcaaatgctaggcatggagactcaacaggtcatggttgaccaggagttgggttggagagtttggacttgagtttgagtcaagtccaggctggtcaatcaatcgggcgatcgattgaatcagagttcaatcgatcagtcaatcgattggagtgtgctgcgattgtgggaaggcccaatcgatcggtcgatcgattgggatgaggaatcgcgagcacagaggctttcccaatcgatcgggcgatcgattgggagctgccaatcgatcgggcgattgattgggagctgccaatcaatcgatcgatcgattgggcagcaaaagctctcacgcggacgtgagagcacagaaaggtgctgaatcgatcgggcaatcgattcaggcaacaccaatcgatcggtcgatcgattgggaagtgaccgtagctcaggatgcaggtgatggacggttgcgatggagcggtgctgacgtggcaatcgattggggatgaattcgatcaattgggagcactgtttaaagcctgagCGGAACATTTTCTCCGTAGTTCTTTGCGTGCTTTTTGCTGCGATTCTTCTCAGATCCTCATGGCGATTTCTCCAGCATTCACGGCAGTTCTTGAAAGCTCTtgagagtgttctctcaaggttcaagaggcaataacaagaaacaagtaagcaagaagagagtgtttttacttgtatttgtatttcttcttcttaTGTGAGTTGTTTGagtgtgtgagtcttgtattttattttcgctgcatatcatcatcaagacacAACCGACGAGCgcgcgacgagacgctattcaccccccccccctttagtgGACACGACGATCGCAACAGAATCAACACATGAGAAGATCAATTGATATGCCTATATGAATTAAAATATCATGACCAAATGATGGTTATCAAAGACCATCTCGTCCAAGGCTTCTTACACATCACTTCTATGATCTTTTATGCGTCCGTTTAAAGTTCTAAGTGCTCCGGCTTCCTGCTGCTACTTCAAAGAAGTTTGTTTGCCACTGAGCTACTTTTTCGAGTCATTCAATCATCTCGGACAGACCGATAGCAACACACTAAGTGATCCAACTTGTTGGTAACATTTTATTAGTATTGCATTCTTTATACTACTACTTTAAAAAGGAAATGCAGGTTGTTACACTATCCCTATGTTTTGTATTCTATTACCTCTTCCGGCGGTTCCGGAAGaggcatttagtggattacccatcgatagatccgCAGGACTTGAATCTTAAGTAAAAGTCGCCGAAAGCTTGGAACTAAGTAAAACCGATTGAGTTTTTCTTATGTGTTGTTTTAAGTTTCATATTTCTGCtacaattttattttaagtttttcaaattacTCTGGTTTCAAAAGAACACGTAATTCACCTCACTCTCACGTGCTCAAGCTCCAACACCCTCAACCCTAAACCACCGCTCCCTTCTCGCCCCCGTCGCTATGCCTCCACCACTGTTCGTCATTATTGCGATCCCTTCTTAGGTTTACCGTCCCCACgaagttatagtttttgttcggagcgagCGGCCAGAGACCGCCCGAAGAACACCCTCGCTCGGCGCCTAGTAACCTAGtcacttatccaccaccggaggcCTTCGGGCAGCCTCCAGCCGCTCGCTTCAAAGaaaaactataacctggtggggaTGGTGAACCCAAGAAGGGATCACAACTATTTGCGGCCGAATTGCGATCGTAATCCAGCCGTAAATGTGAATGGCACATCCCCTTGACCACAAAAAAATGGTTCATGAGATCTGTGCTCCCGTCGTCCCTCCATTGTTGTTCGTTCGTTGTTCTCCAATTTCTCCTGCGGCAATCATCATTCCGATCCGTTTCGGCCATGAAGCGTTTCCGCTGATCCGTTCCTACCATGAACAGTTCCCGCCGATTTGTTTCAGCCTTGAAGCATTCTCGTCGATCCATTCCAGCCATGAAGCATTCCCGCGGATCCTTTCCGACCATGAAGCATTCCCGTGCCCGACAAACCATGACCTTGGAGGCCGAGTTAATTCCAAAGCTGTCAGACTGCCTCGCTCTCGAGTGCCTCCTCCGCCTCCCCTTCCACACCATCCTCAAGCGTCTGTAAGCGATGGAAGTACGAACTCAACTCGTCGTCCTTTTGACTCGTCTGTAAACTCAAGTCAagattcaaacaagctcaagttcataaaaaaCAAACCAACTTAAGCTTGTATAATCATTTCAAAggcttgattcattttaagttaggttcggctcggctcgattatttTATCAAACAATCTTGAACATCCTAAAGCTCGGCTTGACACGTTTACTGTCTTAGTGGTTAATGCCTCAATAGTAATACATGGGAGTTCGCACAATAGAGTGGAGTTCGCAAAACATTGAGGATTAAAAACAACTCCTCCATGCATTCACTATATGTAGTTTTCTGATTTATCTCTTTCATATCGACCATAAAATAAATCGATTGACAGGGCGTTGAGCGATTCATTTTTTTTCACAATAGtattattttaaagttaaaataacctGATTGATGTACGTTAAAATTGTCGCTGAATaaatcatttaaaataaattttaattgaaaCGTACAGtaagtaaaataattataatttttcaaaataataggCAAATTAATTTGATATATCCAAAATAATAGTGAATTTCTTTTTTACctctgatttatttttttttaaaaaaatcaataatacAATTATTGGAATGAAAACTATCTAAGTATTTTTAATTGAAGTTTAAAGTAACTAAAAtagttataaatttttataataaaaattgtaATAGTGGTGACAATTAGAGCCTAGGACTCAAATAGGTTATAATATATTATAGTAAATGGTGGAATTCACCATCCAAGCAGTATTTCATGGTCGGCTCTACGGCTATATGTGAGATGATAAATTAAAAAGCTATAGTTGATGACAGCAGGGCTAAGCTAAGGGCAACATATAATTTAAGTGCAACATATAATTTCATGCCAAGCTAAGGGCAACCCAACATATAATATCAAACCAAGTTAGGGACAACACGTGATTTTATTTATATGGTACGATCAATGACATCATCAATCAAAGGACTCTTAAAATAGAGTAGATTCGATTAGCCcgttctaatttttttaaataaagatgCATCCCATGCTGATATAGGTTAGATCGACTTTTATTATAGTTAAAAGAGTTGGTATTGAACTTAGAGATAAtcctttattattaaaaataaaatttctaattttttttaaattttacaaataataattatctttaaaatttaaaaaataaataacaaggaTAGAGAAATTCATAAAAACCTCGAAACTAATTAACGattattatgttttaaaataagaGACCAATTATCACATTAATTTTAATACTGTATTAATAATGGTACTTCAAAcatctaaatttaataatattCTATATTTATgacatgaaaaaaatattaattaaaatttattaatattcaTAAACTACTTTGAAGAATTATATATAAATGTTACTAAAATTTAAcagttaaaaatttaatttattaaaattatcttaagtcattaatttttataattaatttaaaaagttaataatattttttaattagtaaaaattaatattttcttaGAAATATTTAATTGAAGATGATAATTGATAagagttaaaataaaaataataaaatagtcaAGCtccaaaataatatttatttaataatatttctaTGAAAAAATGGTATCcaaaaattaattaaagaaaatttaattctGATTCTCTTTATTCCAATCTCAAAACTCTCGTTTTGCAGAATTTAAAAGAAAGCTTGATCATCAACCATGAACCGGATTCGCAAGAATAGTCGCAACAATCATCCaacattcattaaaaaaaattaataatttagggaTGAAAATTAAAATCGCAATAAATATGACGACAAAAATTTTTTGATCAAAATTAGAAACAAAATTTACAACAAaatattttcgtcgcaaattccCAACGAAAATATTTTCATCTTAAAATTCATCTCAAAAGATTCTGAAACGAATAAATGATTCTTctcaaaatctgggatgaatacaaaattcatcccagattttaaaattttaaaaaatattaaaaaaatattagggACGAACCATGGATTCCTCCTTAATTCAGGATTTGTCCcagaatcattttttaaaaaaaaaaataatcggaAGCTTTAAATATGATAATCAGAATATCATATCATGATACAAGTTTTTGTGTTTGTATCATTCTCATTATCTCGCCCCAGAATTTGGGATGAAATTtagaataaaaattattttgttgcaaattaaattcaatttttgttgccaaatttattgcaaattttataaaaaaaaatattcgttTGGAAAATTTTGTAGGTAAATTAGGGATGACAACCAAAAAATAATTTGTCATCTCTCGAAATATGTTgctaaatttacaacaaaacaTATATtcattccatatatatatatatataatttagcaaataataatttaattaacaattaataaggaaatatatttatatgattatataaaatttattagatttttaaaattaaaaataattttgtattatatttattataataaatcgtTTGACTTGGCTATTTGAGGGTTCATTGAGAATATAAATATCAACCCTAATCGCCGCCGCCTTCTCGCCCCGCCGCTGTCTGCTGTTCGTCCTGGATGCCGTTGTTCTCCAATTTCTCCGACGCAATCATCATTCCGATTTGTTCCGGCCATGAAGCGTTCCCGCCGATCTGTTCCGGCCATGAACCGTTCCCGCCGATTCGTTTGGGCCTTGAAGCGTTCCCGCCGATCCATTCCAGCCATGAAGCGTTCCCGCCGATCCGTTCCGGCCATGAAGCCTTCCCGTGCCCGACGAATCATGACCGTGGAGGCCGAGTTAATTCCAGAGCTGCCGGACTGCCTCGCTCTCGAGTGCCTCCTCCGGCTCCCCTTCCACGCCATACTCGACGCTCGGGCCGTCTGTAAGCGGTGGAAGGAAGAACTCGACTCACCGTCATTCTACCGCATCCGTAAGGCCGACGGTCTCGCCTCTCGCGTCGTCTCGTTGCTCCTCCGAGGCAAGCTCCGGCGCACCGTTGGCAAGTTTCACCTTGCCCTATACGAGCCTGACACGGGCGTCTGCACGATGCGGCAGCTGGCCCCCGACCGCCCCAACCTCAAGATGGGCAGCATTGCCGGGATCGTCGGGCGAGAACTGGTGGTGATGAAAAAGCGCCGTACTGGCGAGGTTCACTTCTACGACCTACTCTCCGGAGCCTGGCGGCCGGGCGCACCAAACCCGGCCCCACAGCGGTCTTTATCTAGGAACGTCTTTAGGGGAGACAAATTGTTTGTGATAGGTGGCAGGGACGGGGGAGGCAAAAAGCTGCGATCTGCACTCGTCTACGACGCCCCCGCCGACACGTGGATTAAGATACCTGATTTGGAGGGTCTGGGAAGTTTACTCGATGGTAGTTTCTACACTAGGTTTTGGAAAAGTAAGGAGGAATACTTCAGTGGGATTCAATGCTGCAGGGAGCAGTTGTTATTAGGCGACGGCGAGGACGATTTGATATTCTACCCGACCGAGGGAGGGAGAGAGATAGTCTTTCCAGAGGAGAATCTCATATTAAATGAGAACGCTTTAGCTAACTTGAGGAAGCATTTAGGAATACTTCCAAATGAACTAGGCCGATATCTTGAATACTTTCACAGCGGCCGGTTGTGAAAATAAGATCACATTATGATATCTCTCAGTTTTTTATGGTATATTAATTA
Proteins encoded in this region:
- the LOC122037751 gene encoding F-box/kelch-repeat protein At1g15670-like — protein: MKRSRRSVPAMNRSRRFVWALKRSRRSIPAMKRSRRSVPAMKPSRARRIMTVEAELIPELPDCLALECLLRLPFHAILDARAVCKRWKEELDSPSFYRIRKADGLASRVVSLLLRGKLRRTVGKFHLALYEPDTGVCTMRQLAPDRPNLKMGSIAGIVGRELVVMKKRRTGEVHFYDLLSGAWRPGAPNPAPQRSLSRNVFRGDKLFVIGGRDGGGKKLRSALVYDAPADTWIKIPDLEGLGSLLDGSFYTRFWKSKEEYFSGIQCCREQLLLGDGEDDLIFYPTEGGREIVFPEENLILNENALANLRKHLGILPNELGRYLEYFHSGRL